A single Spirochaetota bacterium DNA region contains:
- a CDS encoding GntR family transcriptional regulator, with protein MMSLSEQELLQEINTPLPAYYRLQEALRRKIEDGLWKPGEAIPSERLIAEEYRISIGTVKKAVGNLAGEGYLHRVQGKGTFVGGSTLKRGSLRYYRMVREFNDEVADLEVKLLGIREVPGFDPANRYLGIPGSARLFELTRLFLSGGAPVVYSISYLPKKLFKDLDRMPAGRLEKSTLYETIEQNYGLPTIRNHELYGAAPADARTAGLLKIAEGEPLLTIEMLSFTYKSVPYEYRRSYCVTSGYKIFTEI; from the coding sequence ATGATGTCGCTATCGGAACAGGAACTTTTACAGGAAATCAATACACCGCTGCCCGCCTACTACCGGCTCCAGGAGGCGCTGCGCAGGAAGATCGAGGACGGACTTTGGAAGCCGGGCGAGGCGATCCCCTCGGAGCGGCTCATCGCGGAGGAATATAGAATCAGCATCGGGACGGTGAAAAAGGCCGTGGGAAACCTCGCGGGGGAAGGATATCTTCACCGCGTGCAGGGAAAGGGCACCTTTGTCGGGGGAAGCACCCTGAAACGGGGGAGCCTGCGGTATTACCGGATGGTCCGGGAATTCAACGACGAGGTGGCGGACCTCGAGGTGAAGCTGCTGGGCATACGCGAGGTGCCGGGCTTCGATCCGGCAAACAGGTACCTGGGAATCCCGGGCTCAGCACGCCTGTTCGAGCTGACCAGGCTCTTTCTCTCGGGGGGAGCGCCGGTCGTCTATTCGATATCATATCTGCCCAAAAAGCTGTTCAAGGACCTCGACCGTATGCCCGCCGGGCGCTTGGAGAAGAGCACTCTTTACGAAACTATTGAGCAAAACTACGGGCTTCCCACCATTAGGAACCACGAACTGTATGGCGCGGCGCCTGCCGATGCCCGGACAGCGGGCCTGTTGAAAATCGCGGAGGGCGAACCCCTTCTCACCATTGAAATGCTTTCATTCACCTATAAGAGCGTACCCTACGAATACCGCCGGAGCTATTGTGTCACCTCCGGGTATAAAATATTCACCGAGATTTAG
- a CDS encoding MFS transporter, with product MSGSPKARIYIRAFGEPAETFKARIYIRAPRRRYMAGEKLSLKVKVGFGVCDLGGNLFFTAIAFLLLNFLTDTVGIEAGLAGLIIMIGKIWDAVMDPTVGFLSDRTVSGMGRRRPWMLWGSVPLFVTMGFMFANPSLFAGADWNPAEHQTLLFAWGAVVFCLLNTAYASVNIPYTSLTPELTTDYHERTALNGYRFGFAVIGTLLGAGAALPIVGLFPDKTTGFVALGTLFGFLMMVTALATVVTVREPRLEHGIPTEGFFETYLRVFKNRPYVLIALTYTFHIIAITLVSGIAIYFFKYIHHDESLTTIALLVLLVTAMLFIPVSVLLSKRIGKKAVYGIGMAFIGVTQMVLYTFGHTQPAVFSFGVMFFMGIGFGFTYALPYAMVPDAIEYDYLLTGKKKEGAFYGMWVFCIKIGQAVALLITGLVLSLTGYLLPAGNQAVAQPESAQWGIRLLLGPIPMVMFVVALVFLYYYPLNEKRYNEILREIEAMEAKAGVR from the coding sequence ATGTCCGGTTCCCCGAAGGCGCGGATATATATCCGCGCCTTCGGGGAACCGGCGGAAACTTTTAAAGCGCGGATATATATCCGCGCCCCCAGGAGGCGGTACATGGCGGGTGAAAAACTTTCTCTCAAGGTGAAGGTCGGCTTCGGGGTCTGCGACCTTGGCGGCAATCTTTTCTTCACGGCGATCGCGTTTCTCTTATTGAACTTCCTCACGGATACTGTCGGGATCGAGGCGGGACTCGCGGGACTCATCATCATGATCGGGAAGATCTGGGACGCGGTGATGGACCCAACCGTCGGATTCTTATCGGACCGCACCGTGAGCGGGATGGGCCGGCGCCGCCCCTGGATGCTCTGGGGCTCCGTTCCCCTGTTCGTCACGATGGGCTTCATGTTCGCCAACCCGTCGCTCTTCGCCGGCGCTGATTGGAACCCGGCCGAGCACCAGACCCTCCTGTTCGCCTGGGGCGCGGTCGTCTTCTGCCTGCTGAACACGGCCTACGCCTCGGTCAACATTCCCTACACCTCGCTCACGCCCGAGCTCACCACGGACTACCACGAGCGCACCGCCCTGAACGGATACCGGTTCGGCTTCGCGGTGATCGGCACGCTCCTGGGCGCGGGCGCGGCGCTCCCCATCGTGGGCCTCTTTCCCGACAAGACCACGGGCTTCGTCGCCCTGGGTACGCTTTTCGGATTCCTCATGATGGTCACCGCGCTCGCCACGGTCGTCACCGTCCGCGAACCCCGGCTCGAGCACGGAATCCCCACCGAGGGTTTCTTCGAAACGTACCTGCGCGTGTTCAAGAACAGGCCCTACGTGCTCATCGCCCTCACCTACACCTTCCACATCATCGCGATCACGCTCGTGAGCGGTATCGCCATTTATTTTTTCAAGTACATTCACCATGACGAGTCTCTCACCACGATCGCGCTCCTTGTCCTGCTCGTCACGGCGATGCTCTTCATCCCGGTGAGCGTGCTCCTCTCGAAGCGCATCGGCAAAAAGGCGGTGTACGGGATCGGCATGGCCTTCATCGGCGTTACGCAGATGGTGCTCTACACGTTCGGCCATACCCAACCCGCCGTCTTCTCGTTCGGCGTCATGTTCTTCATGGGCATCGGCTTCGGGTTCACCTATGCGCTCCCCTACGCCATGGTGCCGGACGCGATCGAGTACGATTACCTGCTCACCGGCAAGAAAAAGGAGGGGGCGTTCTACGGCATGTGGGTCTTCTGCATCAAGATCGGCCAAGCCGTCGCGCTCCTCATCACGGGGCTCGTGCTCTCACTCACGGGCTACCTTCTCCCCGCCGGGAATCAGGCCGTGGCACAGCCCGAGTCGGCGCAGTGGGGAATTCGCCTGCTCCTGGGCCCCATCCCCATGGTCATGTTCGTGGTTGCGCTCGTGTTCCTCTATTATTATCCGCTTAACGAGAAGCGATACAACGAGATCCTGCGCGAGATCGAGGCGATGGAGGCGAAGGCGGGGGTCCGATAA
- a CDS encoding FAD-binding protein, which yields MNKDFPEIRCDVLIIGGGSAGAMAAIRAKEMDPSQEVVIFEKGDVTYSGCIARGMDALNIVAVPGISTPELYVEASRMACEDILDEPPSYRMAQRSWDMLKKLENWNVCFPVDAKGQYEVLQVHPKGRFCVTMKEPELKTILARHLRDMNVRVLNRTMALELLTVDGRAAGAVGINVRTGEIIACAAKSVILTAGGTARFGLPNNGYLYGVYDYPGNTGDGYCLAYRAGAELSGFEYTLIYYIVKDINAPLLYITLTRGAKLLNAFGFDKSREHPSIKSMLVDHHREGSGPMRILMSHLPEQRIREIEEILFTTERPVQERFYEGRGVNFRTGEIELWPTECFLCGGHGLTGVRVDEHAASSVPGLYAAGDTSLVARGHLTGAFVFGEIAAESATEYAQGVEKSEYDDGQVREAIRSRDARFDQGANPVPVEEFEYKVRRIINDYIVPPKNEYKLNRALWWMERFRQELVEIVQVRDVHDLFKVYEIENIIQCADLSAHASKARRESRWGMWHYRTDFPERNDSDWVKHVVLSRGTEPRDVKITLKDIVRLQEGAR from the coding sequence ATGAATAAAGATTTTCCGGAAATTCGCTGCGACGTACTCATCATCGGCGGGGGGAGCGCGGGCGCCATGGCGGCGATCCGCGCCAAGGAGATGGATCCCTCGCAGGAGGTGGTGATCTTTGAAAAGGGCGACGTCACGTACTCCGGGTGCATCGCGCGCGGAATGGACGCGCTTAATATCGTCGCGGTGCCGGGTATATCGACCCCCGAGCTGTACGTCGAGGCCAGCCGTATGGCATGCGAGGATATCCTGGACGAGCCGCCCAGTTACCGCATGGCGCAGCGCAGCTGGGACATGCTTAAAAAACTGGAAAACTGGAACGTGTGCTTCCCGGTCGACGCAAAGGGACAGTACGAGGTGCTGCAGGTGCACCCGAAGGGACGCTTCTGCGTCACCATGAAGGAGCCGGAACTCAAGACGATACTCGCGCGCCACCTGCGCGACATGAATGTGCGCGTCCTTAACCGCACGATGGCGCTCGAGCTTCTCACGGTGGACGGGCGTGCGGCGGGGGCCGTGGGGATCAACGTGCGCACCGGCGAGATCATCGCCTGCGCCGCGAAATCGGTCATCCTTACCGCGGGCGGGACGGCGCGCTTCGGCCTTCCGAACAACGGCTACCTTTACGGCGTGTACGATTACCCGGGCAACACCGGCGACGGCTATTGCCTGGCCTACCGCGCCGGCGCGGAGCTGAGCGGGTTCGAATACACCCTCATCTATTACATTGTCAAGGACATCAACGCGCCGCTGCTCTACATCACGTTGACCAGGGGCGCGAAGCTTCTCAACGCCTTCGGGTTCGACAAGAGCAGGGAACACCCATCCATAAAGTCCATGCTTGTGGATCACCACCGCGAGGGCAGCGGTCCCATGCGCATACTCATGAGCCACCTGCCCGAGCAGCGCATACGCGAGATCGAAGAAATACTTTTCACCACCGAGCGCCCCGTGCAGGAGCGCTTCTACGAGGGACGCGGCGTGAACTTTCGCACGGGCGAGATCGAGCTCTGGCCCACGGAATGCTTTCTCTGCGGGGGGCATGGGCTCACCGGGGTGCGCGTCGACGAGCACGCGGCAAGCTCGGTGCCGGGACTCTACGCGGCGGGGGACACCTCGCTCGTGGCGCGCGGGCACCTCACCGGCGCCTTCGTGTTCGGCGAGATCGCGGCCGAGAGCGCGACCGAATATGCACAGGGTGTGGAAAAATCCGAATACGACGACGGCCAGGTACGCGAGGCGATAAGGAGCCGCGACGCACGGTTCGACCAGGGGGCGAACCCGGTGCCGGTGGAGGAGTTCGAGTACAAGGTCCGCCGGATCATAAACGATTATATCGTCCCCCCGAAAAACGAATACAAGCTGAACCGCGCGCTGTGGTGGATGGAGCGCTTCCGGCAGGAGCTCGTGGAAATCGTCCAGGTGCGCGACGTCCATGATCTTTTCAAGGTCTACGAGATTGAAAACATCATCCAGTGCGCCGACCTGAGCGCCCATGCGTCCAAGGCGCGCAGGGAAAGCCGATGGGGCATGTGGCACTACCGGACCGATTTTCCCGAACGGAACGATTCGGATTGGGTAAAGCATGTCGTCCTCTCGCGCGGTACGGAGCCGCGCGACGTTAAAATTACATTGAAAGACATCGTCAGACTTCAGGAGGGCGCACGGTGA
- a CDS encoding thiamine pyrophosphate-binding protein — protein MMQSLNNAVVETLIECGVDHVFGVPGGGALFLYDALYQHRDRITSVLARHEGAAACMADMHGRLTGKPAAVIAQGAWAASNAAFGILEAYLGGSPLIVITDTSDYSGLTLHGPWQNGTGEYGSFNLPNIMRSMTKYTSFANSPDEVLHGIRLAVKHSMTGRPGPVCVCARMNLFAAQVDTDTVNPRLYPAAGHLNTPLPCVDTESARSIADLLIRAKEPVIIAGAGIHRSRAYDELRELAELLGIPVATSFMGKSAIAETHDLALGTMGGIGQRIANEKIMGADTLFAVGTGLSPENTRMLSPDFINPSRQKIIQMDIEPLNVGWTYPVEIGAVSDAGTGLRKIIEAVSARKPVIDVRSRIEALKARKAETGFFSCAEFSSDESPVAPERIVCALNDAMDGDAMLCLDAGNNRQWFARHFMSKKAGQVFAPGGAGGVGWGPPAALAAQLMRRDAKVVCVCGDAGMMMMLHCLETAMQYTLPVTYVVLNNAALGNIRDFQAPDRRYCTEYPAPDFESYARAAGCGAYKVDRPGDLGDALKTALGSDVPSVVEVITKCEPHFKLMV, from the coding sequence ATGATGCAATCGCTTAACAACGCCGTGGTGGAGACGCTCATCGAATGCGGGGTGGACCATGTGTTCGGGGTTCCCGGGGGCGGCGCGCTGTTCCTGTACGACGCGCTGTACCAGCACCGGGACAGGATCACGAGCGTGCTCGCGCGGCACGAGGGCGCGGCGGCGTGCATGGCCGATATGCACGGAAGGCTCACGGGGAAACCGGCGGCCGTGATCGCGCAGGGGGCGTGGGCCGCCTCCAACGCCGCGTTCGGAATCCTGGAGGCGTACCTGGGCGGCTCTCCCCTGATCGTCATCACCGATACCAGCGATTATAGCGGGCTGACCCTGCACGGGCCGTGGCAGAACGGGACCGGCGAGTACGGATCGTTCAACCTGCCGAACATCATGCGCTCGATGACCAAGTACACCAGCTTCGCCAACAGCCCCGACGAGGTGCTGCACGGAATCCGCCTCGCGGTGAAACACTCCATGACGGGGCGCCCGGGTCCGGTGTGCGTCTGCGCGCGCATGAACCTGTTCGCCGCGCAGGTCGATACGGACACGGTGAATCCGCGGCTGTATCCCGCTGCGGGCCACCTGAACACACCGCTGCCATGCGTCGATACGGAGTCCGCCCGGAGCATCGCCGACCTGCTCATCCGGGCAAAGGAGCCGGTCATCATCGCCGGCGCCGGCATTCACCGCTCCCGGGCGTACGACGAGCTCCGCGAACTCGCGGAACTCCTGGGCATTCCCGTGGCGACGAGCTTCATGGGTAAAAGCGCCATCGCCGAAACGCACGACCTCGCCCTTGGCACGATGGGCGGCATCGGGCAGAGAATCGCGAATGAAAAGATAATGGGGGCCGATACTCTCTTCGCCGTGGGAACGGGGCTCTCCCCCGAAAACACGCGGATGCTTTCACCGGATTTTATCAATCCCTCGCGACAGAAAATAATCCAGATGGATATCGAGCCGCTCAACGTGGGATGGACGTACCCCGTCGAGATCGGCGCGGTCTCGGACGCCGGGACGGGGCTCAGGAAAATCATCGAGGCCGTATCCGCCCGCAAGCCCGTGATCGATGTCCGGTCCCGCATCGAGGCGCTTAAAGCCCGCAAGGCCGAAACGGGCTTTTTCTCCTGCGCGGAATTTTCATCAGATGAAAGCCCCGTCGCGCCCGAGCGGATCGTGTGCGCATTGAACGACGCGATGGACGGCGACGCGATGCTCTGCCTGGACGCGGGGAACAACCGGCAGTGGTTCGCCCGGCACTTCATGTCAAAAAAGGCGGGCCAGGTGTTCGCCCCCGGCGGGGCCGGCGGCGTGGGATGGGGGCCCCCCGCGGCCCTCGCGGCCCAGCTCATGCGCAGGGACGCGAAGGTCGTCTGCGTATGCGGCGACGCCGGCATGATGATGATGCTCCACTGCCTGGAGACGGCGATGCAGTACACGCTGCCGGTCACCTACGTGGTGCTCAACAACGCCGCGCTGGGAAACATCCGGGATTTCCAGGCGCCGGACCGCCGCTACTGCACCGAGTACCCGGCCCCGGATTTCGAATCGTACGCCCGCGCCGCGGGGTGCGGGGCATACAAGGTGGACAGGCCCGGCGACCTGGGGGATGCGCTAAAAACGGCGCTCGGCAGCGACGTGCCCTCCGTCGTGGAGGTTATCACCAAGTGCGAACCGCACTTCAAGCTCATGGTGTGA
- a CDS encoding FAD-binding protein, which produces MSGINLLTALSDNIVVDRDKCVACGICVEKCPVDNLRLKLSPCRQACPLGVNAQGYVRLIARGEEEKAIELVRETLPFPGILGRVCSQPCEAGCHHAAIGSESIGIRALKRYLADRFPGTAAPLPRMEPVSGKRAAIIGSGPAGLMAAYELRAHGHETVVFDAEPEPGGMLRWAIPEFRLPANVLRDEIGLLERMGVVFKCGTRIDTDGMGSLRREFGAVILAAGSAGHTRLGIEGEDLQGVHHALPFLKAIRSGNQPALNGRVVVIGGGNAAVDAAQSALRLGAGSVTIVSLESEREMPAFKWAIAGARGEGVGVVNSLGPVRFLSERGMVRGVEFVHCVRVYDGDGRFSPRFDSCRVETVEAESVIIAAGQSPDLDFFGKIGIARDGKIVFDPLTMGTMEKGLFCAGDMAGGPGSVVEAMASGRRAAESAHRFLSGEHLRYGRAYRGPVETKFEIVTENDVARERVSIPGRKFTGRGDFTEIEQCLDEETARKEARRCISCGQAYGKYRTCWFCLPCEIECPHKALRVEIPYLLR; this is translated from the coding sequence GTGAGCGGGATCAATTTATTGACTGCCCTTTCGGACAATATAGTCGTCGACCGCGACAAATGCGTGGCGTGCGGCATTTGCGTGGAGAAATGCCCGGTTGACAACCTCCGGTTGAAACTGTCGCCGTGCAGGCAGGCGTGCCCCCTGGGGGTCAACGCGCAGGGCTACGTCCGGTTGATCGCGCGCGGTGAAGAGGAAAAAGCGATCGAGCTCGTCCGCGAGACGCTGCCCTTCCCCGGCATACTGGGACGCGTGTGCTCGCAGCCCTGCGAGGCGGGGTGCCATCATGCCGCGATAGGAAGCGAGAGTATCGGAATACGGGCTCTCAAGCGCTACCTGGCGGACCGCTTCCCGGGAACCGCGGCGCCCCTGCCCCGCATGGAGCCTGTGTCCGGCAAAAGGGCCGCGATCATTGGCTCCGGGCCCGCGGGACTCATGGCCGCGTACGAACTGCGTGCGCACGGACACGAAACGGTCGTCTTCGACGCGGAACCCGAACCGGGGGGAATGCTCCGGTGGGCCATTCCCGAATTCCGGCTTCCCGCGAACGTGCTGCGCGATGAGATAGGCCTGCTGGAACGCATGGGCGTGGTCTTTAAATGCGGTACGCGTATCGATACCGACGGAATGGGCTCCCTGCGCCGGGAATTCGGGGCGGTCATACTCGCCGCGGGCTCGGCGGGGCACACACGGCTGGGGATCGAAGGCGAGGACCTGCAGGGCGTGCATCATGCCCTCCCCTTTTTGAAGGCGATTCGTTCGGGCAACCAACCCGCGTTGAACGGGCGGGTCGTCGTTATCGGCGGGGGGAACGCGGCGGTGGACGCGGCGCAATCGGCGCTGCGGCTGGGGGCGGGTTCCGTGACGATCGTTTCACTCGAATCGGAGCGCGAGATGCCCGCGTTCAAATGGGCGATCGCGGGCGCGCGCGGGGAAGGCGTCGGCGTGGTCAATTCTCTGGGACCGGTTCGATTTTTATCAGAACGCGGGATGGTACGCGGCGTGGAGTTCGTGCATTGCGTACGCGTGTACGACGGGGACGGGCGATTCAGCCCCCGGTTTGATTCGTGCCGCGTCGAAACGGTCGAGGCCGAATCGGTCATAATCGCCGCGGGCCAGTCGCCGGACCTGGATTTTTTTGGGAAGATCGGCATCGCCCGCGATGGGAAAATCGTCTTCGATCCGCTGACCATGGGAACCATGGAGAAGGGATTGTTCTGTGCCGGCGACATGGCCGGCGGACCCGGTTCCGTAGTGGAGGCCATGGCGTCGGGACGACGCGCTGCGGAATCGGCGCATCGCTTCCTCTCGGGGGAGCACCTGCGTTACGGGCGCGCGTACCGGGGTCCCGTCGAAACGAAATTCGAGATAGTGACGGAGAACGATGTCGCGCGGGAGCGCGTGAGCATACCCGGGAGAAAATTCACCGGGCGCGGGGATTTCACGGAAATCGAGCAGTGCCTCGACGAAGAGACCGCGCGGAAGGAGGCGCGGCGCTGCATCTCCTGCGGACAGGCCTACGGGAAATACCGCACCTGCTGGTTCTGCCTTCCCTGCGAGATCGAGTGTCCGCACAAGGCGTTGCGGGTCGAGATCCCCTATCTCCTGAGATAG
- a CDS encoding DUF819 family protein yields MTATILLIAVFLVSPTLIIYLCKKIPILDKLGAGILCYGLGMLIGNIGVLPASANSVQMNFMTVTIPVALSLMLFSLDVRRWRFLAGKALLSCFLMILAALIATFIGYMIYRDTIEDAWKVAGMLVGIPVGTSANLNAIGLALKAPEHLLVLTNTADMIMCTPYFILMLTFAQRLLNLVLRPFCPPAQDGASALCVEDQVKDFDDYSGIFKPATLKSLAVASLISGVIFCIAGLAYTLAPKDFNMAALIISITTLGIIASFVPYIHNLKMTFQFGQYIMFVFCLVVGSLSNLEAIVSAMPSVIIFTGIVVYGCLVLHIIFAFIFRIDADTVIITNVAGIFSAPFVPVIASVLKNKDVILSGIITGIIGLALGNYLGIAFAYFLKNLSFLGMKP; encoded by the coding sequence ATGACGGCAACAATCCTGTTGATCGCTGTTTTTCTCGTGTCTCCCACATTGATCATTTATCTTTGCAAAAAAATCCCCATCCTGGACAAGCTCGGGGCGGGGATCCTCTGTTACGGCCTGGGGATGCTCATCGGCAATATCGGTGTGCTGCCGGCGTCCGCCAATTCCGTGCAGATGAACTTCATGACCGTCACCATTCCCGTCGCGCTGTCGCTCATGCTTTTCTCGCTGGACGTCCGGCGCTGGAGGTTCCTTGCCGGAAAAGCCCTCCTGTCCTGCTTCCTGATGATCCTGGCGGCACTCATCGCGACGTTCATAGGCTACATGATCTACCGTGACACGATCGAGGACGCCTGGAAGGTCGCGGGCATGCTCGTGGGCATCCCCGTGGGAACGAGCGCGAACCTCAACGCGATCGGGCTCGCCCTGAAGGCGCCCGAGCACCTTCTCGTCCTTACCAATACCGCTGACATGATCATGTGCACGCCCTATTTCATCCTCATGCTGACCTTCGCCCAGCGCCTGCTGAACCTGGTGCTGCGCCCGTTCTGCCCCCCGGCGCAGGACGGCGCTTCCGCGCTGTGCGTCGAGGACCAGGTGAAGGACTTCGACGATTACTCGGGCATCTTCAAACCGGCGACGCTCAAATCGCTGGCCGTGGCTTCGCTCATTTCCGGCGTCATCTTCTGCATCGCCGGGCTTGCCTACACGCTGGCCCCGAAGGATTTCAATATGGCGGCGCTCATTATCAGCATCACCACCCTGGGCATAATCGCCTCGTTCGTGCCCTACATCCATAATCTGAAAATGACCTTCCAGTTCGGCCAGTACATCATGTTCGTCTTCTGTCTCGTCGTCGGGTCCCTGTCCAACCTCGAGGCGATAGTGAGCGCTATGCCGTCGGTCATCATTTTCACGGGAATCGTCGTATACGGCTGCCTGGTCCTGCATATCATCTTTGCGTTCATATTCCGCATCGACGCGGACACCGTCATCATTACCAACGTCGCGGGAATCTTCTCGGCCCCGTTCGTGCCCGTGATCGCGAGCGTGCTCAAGAACAAGGACGTGATCCTCTCGGGCATCATCACCGGGATAATAGGCCTGGCCCTGGGCAATTATCTGGGGATCGCGTTTGCGTATTTTCTGAAGAACCTTTCTTTTTTGGGAATGAAGCCATGA
- a CDS encoding sigma-70 family RNA polymerase sigma factor, which translates to MNNMKSHPGIAEFFKSEYAAMVAFVRRRIDDAADRDVEDVVQDVMMHIFDAADVTRPIENLSAYVYRSLRNRVIDLLRGRRNDVSLDASGGGEGSVSLADVLYDARYDTAAEFERHEVLDRVFEIIDDLGEDEKALIILTEFGGRSFRDLAEEWGEPVGTLLSRKSRALAKIRKRLFDEYWDEEED; encoded by the coding sequence ATGAACAATATGAAAAGCCATCCCGGAATCGCGGAGTTTTTTAAAAGCGAATACGCGGCAATGGTCGCGTTCGTCCGCAGGCGTATCGACGACGCGGCCGATCGGGACGTCGAGGACGTGGTTCAGGACGTTATGATGCACATCTTCGACGCGGCGGACGTCACGCGGCCGATCGAGAACCTTTCGGCGTACGTGTACCGGTCGCTCCGCAACAGGGTCATCGACCTTCTCCGGGGGAGAAGGAACGACGTGTCGCTGGATGCGTCAGGCGGGGGGGAAGGAAGCGTTTCCCTGGCGGATGTGCTCTACGACGCGCGGTATGATACGGCCGCGGAATTCGAGCGGCACGAAGTCCTGGACAGGGTATTCGAGATCATCGACGACCTTGGCGAGGATGAAAAGGCGCTCATCATTCTCACGGAATTCGGGGGGAGGTCGTTCCGGGACCTGGCGGAGGAGTGGGGCGAGCCGGTGGGTACGCTCCTCTCGCGGAAGTCGCGGGCGCTCGCCAAGATCAGGAAGAGGCTTTTCGACGAGTATTGGGATGAAGAGGAGGATTAA
- a CDS encoding aminotransferase class III-fold pyridoxal phosphate-dependent enzyme, protein MKLYSFEKSYKMFEDAKRMVPNGIYGPRSPHFLTFGSYPCFFTRGKGSHVWDVDGNEYIDYMCSFGTNVLGMCNPEVDEAAIEQMKRGESFTLPTDRWNELAAVLVKQVRGMDWTAFGKNGSDVTTYATSVARRHTGRKTIITINGAYNGAHFWCSHSAAGVPEEYRAHVHSFNFNDRDGLSRLIGEHKGDIAGVMLTPHHHPAMADQVLPDPEFYRGLEALCRKEGIVIIMDDIRCGFRLHENGSHCYYGCDPDIVCFGKAMANGYPISAITGKAAFKAAAEAVYFTGTHFFAAVPMAASIATIDIINRDGVIKKLLDTGVKLRDGMLAQAKAAGMAVHYTGHPVMPFMRFENDADFSVNRLFCGEAARRGVFLHPHHNWFVCLGHSQADIDRTLEVAAECFKIVKEKK, encoded by the coding sequence ATGAAACTCTATTCTTTCGAAAAATCGTACAAGATGTTCGAGGACGCGAAGAGGATGGTGCCTAACGGCATCTACGGGCCCAGGAGCCCGCACTTCCTGACCTTCGGCTCGTACCCGTGCTTTTTTACCCGCGGGAAGGGCTCCCACGTATGGGACGTGGACGGCAACGAGTACATCGACTACATGTGCTCCTTCGGCACCAACGTGCTCGGCATGTGCAACCCCGAGGTGGACGAGGCTGCCATTGAGCAGATGAAGCGCGGCGAGTCCTTCACCCTGCCCACGGACCGGTGGAACGAGCTCGCCGCGGTGCTCGTGAAACAGGTCCGCGGCATGGACTGGACCGCCTTCGGCAAGAACGGGTCCGACGTCACCACCTACGCGACATCGGTCGCGCGCCGGCATACGGGGAGGAAAACGATTATCACGATCAACGGGGCCTACAACGGGGCGCACTTCTGGTGCTCCCACAGCGCCGCCGGCGTTCCGGAGGAGTACCGTGCGCACGTGCATTCGTTCAACTTCAACGATCGCGACGGGCTCTCAAGGCTTATCGGCGAACACAAGGGCGATATCGCCGGCGTCATGCTCACGCCGCATCATCACCCCGCCATGGCGGACCAGGTGCTGCCGGACCCGGAATTCTACCGCGGCCTGGAGGCGCTCTGCAGAAAGGAAGGCATCGTCATCATCATGGACGACATTCGCTGCGGGTTCCGGCTCCACGAAAACGGCTCGCACTGCTACTACGGGTGCGACCCGGACATCGTCTGCTTCGGGAAGGCCATGGCGAACGGCTATCCCATCTCCGCCATCACCGGCAAGGCCGCCTTCAAGGCGGCGGCCGAGGCCGTGTACTTCACCGGAACGCATTTTTTCGCCGCGGTCCCCATGGCGGCCTCGATCGCGACTATCGACATCATCAACCGCGACGGCGTCATTAAAAAGCTCTTAGATACCGGCGTGAAGCTCAGGGACGGAATGCTCGCCCAGGCGAAGGCCGCGGGTATGGCCGTTCACTATACCGGGCACCCGGTGATGCCCTTCATGCGGTTCGAAAACGACGCGGATTTTTCCGTGAACCGGCTGTTCTGCGGCGAGGCGGCCAGGCGCGGCGTGTTCCTGCACCCGCATCACAACTGGTTCGTGTGCCTGGGACACTCGCAGGCGGACATCGACAGGACCCTCGAGGTGGCGGCGGAGTGTTTCAAAATCGTGAAAGAGAAAAAATGA